The segment aGGCATGTATGCTCCTTAGAAGGATTTAAGTGTTTTAATActccatttttcaaaattgtcaaGTAAATGAGGCGATTTCAGGAAACGTTTGCAAGATGCACTTAATTGGTTGCAtctacattttttaataaattaagatttataaacatcTTATGGttctttaaaatacaaaaagacTGCATCTTAACGAATACGACTGTGGcatattaatgaaatatgttGAAGAATGAGTTTGTTAAGTTTgataatgtatataatattttggtttttaacTCTACAGTTAAGATTATTAACCTTTTATGGTTTCATGTTGGCATTGTTTAGCATACGGCTGATAAGAAAGAAATGTTTCAAAACTAGGCCGACCGataaccgtagaaatttgacaATGGTAAAATGGCAAGGTGAGAaattatagtacatgtagtataaatatttattttcataccaatatttcacaatattatAAGTTTCgctaaaaatacaatatttaagaAAGTGTAGGATAATTATAAACTTTTGCCATTAACCaaacaaaagtattttcaaTTCTACATATGTATGCTATTTCGTATTCCTTTTTTGCCTACTTTATATTTTCGCAATATAAACGAAATCTAAAAACATAAAACTAAAGTGATGTTTAACCTTTTGATGTTCTCTTCGTCGTCTATGGTTCATTGCGTGTTGTGATGCTCGTTTCATAACAGTAATCCCTCATTAACGATGTTCGTTTTTCCTGCtttcattttgttatttaaataaatgctATTTGATTAAAACTACTTCACTAGGGTCaacaacttgttttttttaagtatttttaaatgttttattgaatttaactGTTTTCAATGTTAACAAAATGTTGCGTGTCTTCCATACATCAGTCCTGTGGTATCTAATTGGGTTACACTGCTCTCTAATCCATGCTGCTCTACCCCCTGACTGTGTTCCACTTGAGGAACACCCTCTCGACACAGCTGATCCGGGTTCTATCTTTGGGGAGACCAGTGAGGTCGGCAGCAAGGCCTCTCCCCACAGGACTGGAAACCTCCGCCAACGTGGAGCCATTCCGACCCACCACTTTGCTgccaatgaaattaaaagtgcTGAACCCGTTCCCATGAGGTTGTTTCCGTATGAAGGTACGTTTTATTAAACAACAAAAGACTGTTAGATATGTCGAAGGTAGAAGGTTCAGTTGCCAAAATGTCGATTTAATTTTTCTCACCATTTCGGAAATCGTTCATCtataaaattcatcaaattgaGAATTGGTATAAAATGATGTCTTACCCTCAATAAGAGGGTCAGTTTCgtgaaaaagtgaaaaataaagttGCAATTAAATCGGCATCTAGCAAGGTTGTCAAACTTCTTCTAGCAATCATGACGTCATCAGGCATCGTGTATGACGCCTACACAATGGACAGATGGACGGATCCAGAGAGAACGGATTTGATGATGCAGCAGTCCGCCTGGAAATCCGGCGAACCTTGGAACAAACTGACAGACATGGGAACAAACATGCGACAAGTGGTCAGTGGACCTGATGGGAATCCCGGAGGGGTGTTTTCTGGTAAGTTATTATAACGTAAAGAGTTAGTAAATATATGTCGATGATTTGTATCTATGAATGTTCGCAGCCATGGTATATATTGTTGTACCTTTTAGACTGtgtgaaaaacaattttgtaacaatctttttttatacaggaaagTCTGGTGTACAAGTTGGAATTTCTGGAAGTTCTGATCCTGTCATGACAGACTTTGGAGATTTGTATGCTAATTTTGAGTACCATGGTAATGGAGGGAAAATGGAGGTATCAATCGggttaaattgaaattttcagtcGTTTACAAATAAAGAATCAGCAGATTTACTTAATGATTGATAGTGTATCCTGTAGGTGCCCTTGGTACGTGGATCTGCATTGTTAACTCATCTCTTCACGAATGCCAATCCCGTCATCAAACCATTCTGTCTGGCTGACATATCTGGTCACCACGTCAATTTCAACTGTCCATTGGAAAGAACAAGTATGCCAACGTCTGTCAAGCAAAAGATATATTTTCTGATGTTGTAAATTTCAATCTCAGTGATAAGGTTGTTTTTTTAGTATTGGATGCTGGAAGTGGACACGCGAGCGCCACTTGTTCTGGAGGAGTTTTGCATCTTAGACTACAGAATACCAAACGAATCAGGGATGTCACAAAGATCCAGTATGCTGCTCGTCCAAAGACGCGATGGGCTGCAGGAGATCATCCAATGTCTAGCTGTGACGTCAACAAATGTCGACTCACTGATGGCGGGAAAACTCTGGAGGTGGACGTTCCTAACGCTCATGGTAAGAACTATATTGTGCCCTAGTTCTTCAGACACATAAATCAACCTGAGCCTGCATGGTAGTTACTAGTATTCTACGCGCAGACATTTTCTGCTAATCATATTATCCGAGTGTACTCTACTTCAtatccaaaaaattcaattgGTTTGCTTCAACATAAATGATGAAGTGTTAGTGAACATTCTTTTAAAGGAGCTATGGCGTTCGCATTTAACTACATTGGTCACTACGTCACGCCTTGGGATTGGATAAATCATCCAGAGGAGGTCACGTGTCACGGACGGCGCAGCGAGAAGCGTGCCCCTAACGATATAACGTTACATGCTTCCTGTGACTCGAACCTGAACTTGGAGATTGGAGTCTATGTCGGTCACCATCACATCTATGGCGTGGATAAGGTGATACATTTCATTACGTTCCGtttaattatttagaatttCCTTATTGATGCGTTTTCCATGTAATATACATGAAATTCTCTAATCGTAAAAGATCCAGTACGCAGTGGAGCCAGAGAACACATGGGGTAATCCCCCACCCATGCACACCTGTAACCCCACCGTCTGCACTCGTGTTGGGAACACCATCTACGTCAGAATACACGCACCTGCTCAACATCTTAAGTAAATCATTCATATGAAGTGGGAAAGAATGCCGTTTCTTGATATTAACACTTTACATGAATTGCTAATtatagtttttatttctatttttgtaatattgagAGAATAATGTAATTGTTTATGATTTTGAGTCTTTTTACAGGCTTGCAGTAAATGTGATCGGTTATGTAACGCTTCCGGCTTTCTGGATAACTCATCCATACAAAATGGTCTGCGGGGGCCAGATATTGGGTCATCAGTGTCAGGTAAATTCACGTGCCAAAGGTACAAAAGATGAAATCATACCGCCTTCATACGTTTAAATGACTGAGTTTGTAGCAACAAATTTAATACTAAGGTGGACATCCAGTGACCCCGGCACCAACAATCCACACTTTTCCCACATCCCAAACTCAGCCAACGCAGACTCAGCCACCACAAACACAGCCACCACCATCAATTCGAACAACTGCTTCATCTCGACCTATCACTCAAGGTTCGAAGTTCATCCTGGAACTAAATGAACCCGGCGATGAGTTGCCAAATCAGACAAGAAAGTTCCTGCTGTACTTCCAAAGCATAGTGGTTCCTCACATTAACGACGCTGACAACACTATAACCTTTACACCTCAAAATGGTGGCACCTACTCAGGATTCATGCAGCTGGCATACCTTGGTGCTGGATTGAGGGGAGATCATTCCAATGATACTGTTCTAGACAAGCACTTGGGCGTGTATTCTTATAAACCCAAGGCGTCCTACTGTGTGCAGAACAATCGAGCCTACGCCAGTTTTGACTGGAATCCAAACAACCAGTACCCGTACCAATCGTCAGGATCACTCCTTATGATAACCATGCCTCATCATGTTAGTCTTATTATAAACTCATTTTCATTATTagaatataaaagatatttagatatttttgttcgtttgtttttgttaagttCCTGTCAACGATCTAAAGTCCACacttctttctaaaaaaaattgtttgcgaCAACATTTATGATACTTATGCACTGAAGACAAATGTTGGGCATATCGTAAATGAGTATTTGAGGAAATGCCATCCCATTACAGGCCTACATATTGAAGGATCAGTTTGCAGCTAACCTAAAATCGACAGTGTACACGTTTAAAGGCTATGAAGGTCCTAGCTGGTTGTTGGATATGGAGGCTCCCCGGGCCGCCATGGAACCAGATCCTGTTGGAGTCCAAGCCATAAAAGCTAACTCCCAGCATCTCCAGGTATGGCTGCAGTTTTAATGACAACCAGTATATCAAAGCACATGGTAAACTTTACATATGGCTATACATTGATTGATTTGTTTATACGTTTCATTCATAACCACAATTGATATTTGTatggaattttaaaattgcatgtatTGAACGTCTTTTTGCTTGTCACTGTTCAACGTGAACCATAGGCTAAAGTACACTCTTCTACAAGTTTAAGAGCAGTTCAGATATGTTCATTGTTAATATCTGAAAACATGTTCAGCTTCATTTATAAGTTTTCTTTAACTATCAATAGATCTGCTCAGTTTTATCCACTTGTCTCCAACAGGACATTTTGCAAGCGATTGAGAGGGACGCTTCACAGGCCAACCTAGAGGCTTACTGTTCCTTCTCAGACAGTTATGGTGTAGGTAAAGGCATAGGAATGCACGCTAGATTGGCCAGTATATCTCGAGCGTTTAGAACCTCTCATTACCAGGCTCTTGACGGGAAAATCCGACATTGTTTAGAAAAATGGCTGCGAATTGATGGTAAAATTTTCTTACACTCAAGGCAATTTCTTCTTTCAAATGTTATCccgaaaaatcatttttttaaaatataattgttttgttttcttccttTTACACTGAAAAATGTGCCACATAAGTTTCACATACGTTAAACATGTGTGATACGTATGTTTAACGTATGTTGCACATGTGTTAAGTTCAAACATATGTGAAACGTATGTGGCACAATTAGCTGTGTACGTTTTTTGTTGTATACCGTCTTTACGTCTTTTCAATGACTTCGATTGCTCGTCCTATCTGAAAACATCCTTGCTTCTGGTTTC is part of the Magallana gigas chromosome 3, xbMagGiga1.1, whole genome shotgun sequence genome and harbors:
- the LOC105318724 gene encoding uncharacterized protein, producing MSLLSLIMYIIFWFLTLQLRLLTFYGFMLALFSIRLIRKKCFKTRPTDNRRNLTMVKWQVLWYLIGLHCSLIHAALPPDCVPLEEHPLDTADPGSIFGETSEVGSKASPHRTGNLRQRGAIPTHHFAANEIKSAEPVPMRLFPYEAIMTSSGIVYDAYTMDRWTDPERTDLMMQQSAWKSGEPWNKLTDMGTNMRQVVSGPDGNPGGVFSGKSGVQVGISGSSDPVMTDFGDLYANFEYHGNGGKMEVPLVRGSALLTHLFTNANPVIKPFCLADISGHHVNFNCPLERTILDAGSGHASATCSGGVLHLRLQNTKRIRDVTKIQYAARPKTRWAAGDHPMSSCDVNKCRLTDGGKTLEVDVPNAHGAMAFAFNYIGHYVTPWDWINHPEEVTCHGRRSEKRAPNDITLHASCDSNLNLEIGVYVGHHHIYGVDKIQYAVEPENTWGNPPPMHTCNPTVCTRVGNTIYVRIHAPAQHLACSKCDRLCNASGFLDNSSIQNGLRGPDIGSSVSGGHPVTPAPTIHTFPTSQTQPTQTQPPQTQPPPSIRTTASSRPITQGSKFILELNEPGDELPNQTRKFLLYFQSIVVPHINDADNTITFTPQNGGTYSGFMQLAYLGAGLRGDHSNDTVLDKHLGVYSYKPKASYCVQNNRAYASFDWNPNNQYPYQSSGSLLMITMPHHAYILKDQFAANLKSTVYTFKGYEGPSWLLDMEAPRAAMEPDPVGVQAIKANSQHLQDILQAIERDASQANLEAYCSFSDSYGVGKGIGMHARLASISRAFRTSHYQALDGKIRHCLEKWLRIDDTLPERNRFHYDTVWGGLFLRGEDGEAHFYTDFGFPFYNDHHFHLGYFLYALAYYVRHDTAWAQQHRQRIYALARDVGNPSYKDKFFPVVRHKDIYMGISWASGVVPGERQEESSSESLNCYHGLAALGDALNDPILRGTGQVMLALEIASVREYYHVRDHNFNQFPPILQKFGAVGQIAEDSFYVYTLDWGCDPNVFPMRHGCLVGIQIIPITAVSRYWMDKDWAKHILQSCDWAINPSHATDYSLANPSDLRDLVTGWKAFCYAGIAPYDESHKIAAANYLRDKYPRDLVSGTGAASTLLFIYERT